The Gossypium hirsutum isolate 1008001.06 chromosome D07, Gossypium_hirsutum_v2.1, whole genome shotgun sequence genome includes the window TAGCATGAGTGTAAGAAAgaataaattttggaaaaattgtgGTTGAAAGTTTCATGAGTTTCGTttctaaaatactaaaatatcaagcagatcttaatttctaaatttttgaattgagaaataaataatttagtcatTGCTACTCAAGTAAAGAATTCTGTTTTGAAAGACTAAATTTTGTTGAGTCAATCGAATGATTATATTATATGCTTATTAAATGCGTATTTAAATGGTAAGTATCAAATAGATAaatgaatatgtatgaatattcttATGATACTATGAGAAATGGAATATGAATGATAAGGTGATAACTAAAACTTATTTGTATTAGTATGGTTGAAAAGGATGAATGTACCATCTAAATGTTACTTGATAGTTTTTTAGAGCACTCGGTGTCTGTGAGAACATATCGAGAGTTCCCCAGAGCACTAGGTGCTCATGAGCATTAATAAGTTCTCCAAAGCACCGGGTGTCCATGAGAACACATTACTAGCTCTAGAGCATTGGGTGTTTGCAAGCATATACCAATGTATTCGATAATTCTCTAGAGCACTGGGTGTCGGTGAGCAAGGGTTTGGTGTTCATTATAAAGAAGTGTTTGGTCCGGTAGTTAGACTTGATACCATCAGATTAGTAGTGACACTGGCAGCTAAAAACAATTGGTTAATTTATCAGTTAAATGTGAAATCAACCTTTTTACATGGAGAGTTGCAAGAGCAGGTATTTATTGATCAACCCCTGGTTATGTGAAGCATGGAAGTGAACATAAAGTTTATAGATTGAAAAAGGAGTTATATGGGTTAAAACAAGTTCCAAGAGCTAGGTACAGTCGCATGGATGCCTATTTCAATATGAAAGGTTTTCAAAAATGCCCATATAAGCATCCACTTTATACAAGATTTGAAGATGGGAAGCTTGGTATTATATGCTTATATGTTGATGACTTGATTTATATCGGGAATGATATTGCatgacttaaaaattttaagcATTCAATGATGACCGAGTTTGATATGTCTGATCTTGGTTTGATGCATTGTTTTTTTGGCGGGAATTGAAGTGAAGCAATTTATTGCTGGAACTTTTATTTCACAAAAGAAATATGTTAGGTCTATTTTAGAAAGGTTTGGGATGCAAAATTGCAATTCTGTCACCTCATCTATAGATATAAGGCTGAAGTTAGAGAAGAATTATTCAGAGAAAAAGATTGACAGTACGTACTCTTTACAAACAAATCGTAGGAAGTCTGATGTATTAAACAACCACTAGACTTGAAATAATGTACTTTTGTAAGTCTTACTAGCAGGTACATGGAGAATCCAAAAGAAACTCATTTGCTGACAACTAAAAGGGTTCTTAGGTATTTGCAAGTGAATATGGTATTTTGTACAAGAAAGGAGAAAAGTAAGATCTAATTGGGTTTACCAATAGTGATTTTGCCAGTGATAAAGATGATAGAAAAAGTACTTTGGCTTATGTGTTTATGCTGGGTTCATGAGTTGTTTCATGGTGAAGACACAACAAGTTGTTACGTTGTCTACCACAGAAGCAAAATTTGTGGATGCAACTATTTGTGCTACTCAAGCCATTTGGTTGAAGAGCATACTTCCAGAGATTCATTTTCACCAGCAAAAACCAACTACAATTTACTGTGATAACAATTCAGCAATTAAACTTTCGAAGAATCTAGCATTGCATGAGAGATGTAAAATTTCACTTTCTGCCGAATCTCACCAAGGAGAAGATCGTCAAAGCCCGAGAAACAAACACAATTAGAACTCATGCCACACTTGGGGTGTTGAACACTCTTAACCAATTAGACCAATTCTcatttaattaatacatatatattttttaaattataaaaatagattatTTAATGGATTAAAAAATAAACACGTAAAATCACACGTCACACATATCACTGGTATTAGATAATAAATTGACTCTTAAAGtgtgtttggttgggtgggtAGAAAAGTGAAAGGATGTGGGGAGGGAATGAATTTTGAGTATGCTTGATTGGAAATAAAAatgagaggaaaagaaaaaagaaggattATCTTTCAGACCGagaaaaaataagagaatttaaaattatacattttcaaACGTTTTATTTTCTTTCGTTCCATTTTTCGAACTCTACCAAGTATtagatttaaacaaaattattttttctcacgataaaaaaaatttaattttccatCCTTCAAATTTCTTCTACCCTACGAAGGCCTTAATTTTAACAATACAATTGTATCATTGtgcatataaaatataaaatgaatctCACATTGTTATCACATCAATCATGAACAtgcctttttttttccattttataattattttttacatcaAATGCATTACTAGACATTTGAAATTTGTCAACAATGCATGTAAACAGGATACAAAATATAGAagttaaactaaataaatataaaatataaaaaaatatggaaatgTATATCATATATGACAGTAGGTTCCAATGGCTGCGCAAATGTCCTTTATGTAACGAAGGGTTTTATGTGCTGGTGGCGCAGGCAATTAGCTCGTCAAAATTTGAAATTGTTCTTCAAGAAACAAACCACTTCTTGCTGCAACAGGTCAAACAAACACAACATCACTACAGGCTCTCTCAACACATTTCTATGTTAtttgaacttttaattttttaaaatatttgtgaaTATTTATATGCGAGTACAGGGTATGATCATCCAtatgaaaaaacagaaattaaatacATCTATAATAACACTCTGTTTTTATCTGACACTCACATGGAAGATGGGGTAGTTTAGAAGTTTTTATAAGATGCTATCACCTTTGCTACTAAATAACAAATTTGCACTTGTTATCATGTTAGATGTTTGAATGGAGAACattatattaagagttaaattgtattttgctCTTAGTTTCTTTATGttagataaaagagtaaattgatccgttttattaaaatttttatcaatttctactattaaaaactggtatAGATGATGAAATAACTAAACAGTTGCATGTAAGTGCACGATGCTGACATATAGAGACCAGTTTTTAAccgtaaaaattgatgaaatgtttaacagaatgaccaatttgtttttttatttaacgtACAAGAATTAATCTACCCTATTTTTAATTAAAGGGGGCAAACGCAACCTGACTCTTAGTACAAAAGCCTTTATTATACTTTTTACCGTTGTTTGAAAGTAAAAAATTCAAGAGCTTATATTATGATGTAATGGAGTCCAAGGGAACGAAAGGAAGAGGAACTTACCATCAAACAGAGGATGATACATGCAGCAGCGCCAGGAAATAAAGCAAACCAAAAATTTAAGTGGTGTAACTTAACTCCATCAATGAATAGAATTGGCAAACTGGCAGCTGTTCTCAAAATTAGACCATCAGATGTGggaatggatatatatatataatgaaagcAATGGGTAGAAGAAGTATACCTGGTGGATGATTGGAACGTGTAAGGATCATGAAAGCTATGGAAGCGGCAAGGGCGGCGCTTCTAGCAAGCCAGCCAGGCCCAAATACTGAGAATGCCGCAACACCGATTGCTGCACAACCTATCTGAGCCATGAAAATATTGTACTTCTGAAACATCATTCAGCTTTTCATCACTTGCCTATACTTTTCATCTCTATATATATAACTTGTAGTTAACAGGCCAACATATATAGAAAATATGCATATGCTCTGTCTCTGTCCTGTGAAAGTTAACCTAAGAAAGATCCTTAATTCCTCAAGTAATCTATGCTATCCGAATTTGGGATCAACATGGATATTTTAAGAAGAATAAAAAGTTGAGGCAACATCACTACCAAGTAGTTGTCGTACAGGGTACCTCCATAGATACCTTTATCGACACAGTACTCTCAACGGCCGACTACTTCCATTGGTCATGATCAAACTCGCCAACAGATCTCTATCATCAGTACTGTTCGCTCTGAACTTAGGGAACATCCAAGCTGCCACTATTAGAACGACTATCATATTGGCATGACAACAATCATTCATTTTCCGTAAACCCTATAACTTCACATCATCACCTGACAATATAACATAACCACCCTTAGGAGCGGCCTTGCCTACCCCTAAAAGAAATtagaaaactaattttttttaccctttaaaatgtataaatttataaatccctcaaaaataattaaattttagtttaatcctttaaaaaattataaaaatattaaatattacaattgtaaaattgtaaaattgtattATACctcttataaaaatttataacttatttCCAACCCTTCCAAATTTTTCTAGCCTACTACCCTCATTGCAGTACAATAAGGAGACCTGTCCACCTATGGAAGTCCATCACGTGACCTCTCAAACTCTCTgtataaaaaccctaaactcctcTTCTCTTCCTCTCGACGACTCACCGCCCTTATTGGATGAACTGACCTCCTACGTCCACCGTTTCTTCCTCTTTTATTTGGTATCAACAATAACCATAGAAACTTACAAAACTATAAATGAGAAATTTCTTTAGAAATCCCAACTCAGTCTAACAGCCAATTGAACCCAATTGTAGGTACAATAATTAGTCATGAACTCTGATGCTAAGAAAAGGTCTAAAATGGGGAGCACAAGTGAAATACCCGAGCAGCAGGAGAGGATGGAGTTGCAAACAGGACCGCACAAACAGCTCCTAAAGGTGCAATTGTCATTGAAACCCCTTTTGGTGCTAATATTTGATCCATCTTTCCCAATATCGCCATTGCAGCAAATGCTCCTGCTCAAAACTTCAAAATTAAGAAGCTGGAAATTAAATGTACTTAAAAAACATCTGCACATTTTTGTATAATATTACTAACCTGCAGAAGGCCAAATGATGTCACTGAGAGAAGGAGAAGCAGCAGAGCTTTTCTCTGGTTTCCAAGAATCCCAAAGCGGTGCCGCCGCATTGCTACTGCTTGATGCTACCACAACACCATATCCCCTTCTTTTCTCTTGTCTTGTCCTTTGAAAAACACCAAATCTCTGCAAAGACAACAGTGAATTCAAACATGTCGAGGAAGGTGATGGTTTCAATGTTCTTGCTGCTGCTATGATGGGATTGGTTTGATGATTATAATAGTAGCTAAAACTCGTACTCATGAGTTGGGCAGCCATTAATTCCTTAATGTCTTAAAACCCACCACCACCGTCTCCTGAATGAGACAGCAACTGCAATTGGagatatcatatcatatatatgttatgtggttgattttaaaaagggaaaaataaaagaatatatgtgATGTCTTATAATGTAAGAGAGAGATATAAAAGACAGCTGACCATTGAGAAAGGGCGGTCAGACATGGACTTTTAGAGGGTTCCAAAGGTCATTCCTTCGAAAAGGCAATCCATGGCTTAAGAAAAGGAAACCTTCGGTTGCCTTCTTTTCCAGCCAATAAAATGGaccatattttaaattattttgtctTTTTAGTGAGAGTGTTGACAATGTTAATTTAATAGTCAACTTAACTAGTATAATTTGCCCCGCTCGgaaatttattacaaaatttattttttacttctataaatcataataatgttaaaaaataatgcaaaaataaaaatattgagtttccttaaaaaatattttcaagttattataatataatttttaattattttttagttattatcattataaataaaggttagtatttggtacactaatagtgtgttattttattttacaaacgGCTTTAAAGAATTGTCATGTATCTCTTTTTCTTATAAAGTCTAAAAACTCTACACCAAATATAAttcttataattaattaataattttattcaaacataatattttattattctgagaaaatataacttattttggtCTAAgtttagtaacaaaattaattaattaattaaaggtaTGGACTTAATTGAACATTCTAATGCTTCAAATAGTGACCTAATTGCATAAGCAACAAAATGTGAAGGATCGAATTTGGAATTAACCCATTATCCATTTCCCCAAATCCCACAACATTTTCCCTTTGTGCAGGTGTCATCAAGCGACCACCCGTGGACACTCTTTCTAATATAGTTGCAAGTATGAATTCTATTACGCTTCGTGTtgaatcaattaattttttagattattataaaataaaattttgaaaattaaaatatgtttaaagtcTATGCTCTttgtgaaatttaaatttaaatttaatttttttaaagaaatttattcaaaaacattaagtctaattgttaacatcattaaaacccttttttttttttggtaaaaaaatacaaaaggaaCTTTTACATCCAAATCATTCTGGCCTAGTCAAACTCTCTAAATCATCTTGAGTAAGATTTAAAACATAATCAGGCAGTTGCAAGAAACTGTAGAATCCTATCTCCCTGCCAAGGGCATGTCTAGCTAATGCATCTGCTGCTTTATTTCTTTCCCCGTAGACATGTTGTATTTTCACTtcccattgattttgaatcaaaCACTTACCATCCCGAGCCACTGCAAAATGAGGAATCCCTGACATAGGACTCAATTGTTGGAGgcggtgccctaagtgtagtatcttaatcaatatacacttgtaattttttgaacaaattggttaataaaacaaatcattgattacaattaatatactttgtattattgtccttaaatggtttttgcatgcaaagcaaaatggaagcaaatgttgctcattggttgtctaattattaactaatactaagttgtattacgtggtcggatcgtaatacgaaaagataatttgtattagtagacgaacctaaacatgtctttagtttaatcagaaatgagcaaatcgattgaaagactaatatgtcgtctatcaagtccaattggggagatgtcttgtcttgggtgtaacaacccattttcaatgaaacCGTAATAGTGGTtccaggaccacaaattcgaagtcaaaaaatttattttactattattttatggcCTCCAGTATGATTGAAATAccatataaaattttagataagaaattttactgtttacatgcttaatttgataaaaaggattaaatagcataaagtgcaaaagttgtgttttaatagctaaatgtattaaatagctatagaattttaaagtggaggtccttatatagtaattagccaTTAAGGTTGTTAGTGGATAAGTAtggtttgttattattgaaattttgattagtttttaaggttaaattagtaaataggtaataaatgataaattaaataaaacaaactatTATCATCCATTGTTAtcatcttccaccaaaaatttaaaagaaaacctagccatggaagcttgaaatttcaacaggcttattttgctcaattaggtatgaatttttgt containing:
- the LOC107953515 gene encoding uncharacterized protein isoform X2, encoding MAAQLMSTSFSYYYNHQTNPIIAAARTLKPSPSSTCLNSLLSLQRFGVFQRTRQEKRRGYGVVVASSSSNAAAPLWDSWKPEKSSAASPSLSDIIWPSAGAFAAMAILGKMDQILAPKGVSMTIAPLGAVCAVLFATPSSPAARIGCAAIGVAAFSVFGPGWLARSAALAASIAFMILTRSNHPPAASLPILFIDGVKLHHLNFWFALFPGAAACIILCLMQEVVCFLKNNFKF
- the LOC107953515 gene encoding uncharacterized protein isoform X1; protein product: MAAQLMSTSFSYYYNHQTNPIIAAARTLKPSPSSTCLNSLLSLQRFGVFQRTRQEKRRGYGVVVASSSSNAAAPLWDSWKPEKSSAASPSLSDIIWPSAGAFAAMAILGKMDQILAPKGVSMTIAPLGAVCAVLFATPSSPAARKYNIFMAQIGCAAIGVAAFSVFGPGWLARSAALAASIAFMILTRSNHPPAASLPILFIDGVKLHHLNFWFALFPGAAACIILCLMQEVVCFLKNNFKF